DNA sequence from the Pseudochaenichthys georgianus chromosome 8, fPseGeo1.2, whole genome shotgun sequence genome:
CAAACAACTAGGAAATACGGAAGGAATCACTTCGTGTTTATTAACACAGGGTAATACTTGGTTAAGTCTTATAGGCATTGAATTAGTAAACTTAATTGGCATTAAAATGTCTTCAAAAAATCTTTCAAAAGTGTTACAAATTCTCAGTGATTAAATGTGGGATTTTATAAATATAAtgcacatatttttttttttataatttaccAAATGCCTCTCGCAAAAATGTCACAGTTGATTTACTGACAATTTTATTCTGAGTGgttttaaaatgtctttaatCTAATGTGCCTTAATCTCCAGAAACATGGTCACAAAACGAATCACGAAATGTAAACAATATTTTCtatttacattttctttgttaactTATGATGTGATTTGGTGTCATTATCAAGTACTTAATGGTTTGCTGCCTGTCTGCTGCAGGTGACGGACACGCTGGAGTACATAAAGTCGGACCACCACGTGGACCTGCAGTGTTACTACACCACGGAGCTGAGCGGCCTGAAGTGTGAGTACCCCGACAACATGTCCGGCCATCTGCCGCACAACGGCCTGGAGTCCATCCACATGGCCGAGCTGCGCACCGAGCTCAACAAGCTGCGGCCCGACGCGCTGCTCTTGGAAGGCATGAAGCTCGAACCCGAGTTCGGAGGGGGGGCGTTGTACGAGCTGCAGCCGTCAGAGGTGGGGAAGTCAGCGGGGGAGGCGGCGGGGCAGGGAAGGTCGACCAAAACCCAGAACGCCACGTCGAGAAAAAATCGCAACATGCAGGGGGAGAAGCCCTTCTCCTGCACGCAGTGCGGGAAGAACTTCAGCACGTTGGGCAACCTGAAAACTCACCAGCGCATCCACACCGGGGAGCGGCCTTACACCTGCTCGCAGTGCGGCAAGAGCTTCGGCCAGGCGGGGAACCTGAAGCGCCACCAGCTGATCCACACGGGGCAGAAGCCCTACGTGTGCGCACACTGCCCCAAAGGCTTCACCAAGGCCGACGACCTGCGCTCGCACCAGCGGCTGCACACAGGCGAGCGGCCGTTCATCTGCGTCACCTGCGGGAAGAGCTTCGGCCAGTCGAAGGAGCTGAAGGCACACCAGCTGAGCCACACAGGAGAGCGGCCGTACTGCTGCCAGCACTGCGGCAAGAGCTTCACCAAGGAGTCCAGCTACCGCAACCACGTGCA
Encoded proteins:
- the LOC117450957 gene encoding zinc finger protein 436, with translation MTDLEADCLSLGLPPECSSPPPSLDVSEVAEPLVMLPCVKSEPEDGDLEPICTVDLSEIQPLSTAELGHEQIKMEISGLDYIKSEHHGHHVDQHLGHFTHSDATELDYKSHYDSSSVFDYISQVTDTLEYIKSDHHVDLQCYYTTELSGLKCEYPDNMSGHLPHNGLESIHMAELRTELNKLRPDALLLEGMKLEPEFGGGALYELQPSEVGKSAGEAAGQGRSTKTQNATSRKNRNMQGEKPFSCTQCGKNFSTLGNLKTHQRIHTGERPYTCSQCGKSFGQAGNLKRHQLIHTGQKPYVCAHCPKGFTKADDLRSHQRLHTGERPFICVTCGKSFGQSKELKAHQLSHTGERPYCCQHCGKSFTKESSYRNHVQIHTGEKPYTCSQCGKTFSNSGVLKTHEKIHSGERPFGCTQCGKSFGRLGHLKAHQQIHTGERPYACPHCGKTFSQSGHLKAHEQIHKRDRADTANGGSIGGSSGSSSSSGSSSGSGGGSDSS